The proteins below come from a single Felis catus isolate Fca126 chromosome A1, F.catus_Fca126_mat1.0, whole genome shotgun sequence genomic window:
- the LOC123386183 gene encoding cytochrome c oxidase subunit 5A, mitochondrial-like translates to MPAPEASHTQVQVPAPLPLSSQFAATPRGSHETDGEFDAHRVTYFNKPGIDAWELCKGMNTLVGYTPEPKIIDAALQAYRWLNDFASAVRILEVVKDKAGPHKEIYPYVIQELRPTLNELGVSTPGELGLDKV, encoded by the coding sequence ATGCCAGCCCCAGAGGCCTCCCATACCCAGGTCCAGGTCCCGGCTCCACTGCCGCTGTCCAGTCAGTTCGCTGCTACTCCCAGGGGGTCGCATGAAACAGATGGGGAGTTTGATGCTCACCGGGTGACATACTTCAACAAGCCAGGTATTGACGCCTGGGAATTGTGTAAAGGGATGAACACGCTTGTTGGCTATACTCCAGAACCTAAAATCATTGATGCTGCTTTGCAGGCATACAGATGGTTAAATGATTTTGCTAGTGCAGTTCGCATCCTAGAGGTTGTTAAGGACAAAGCAGGACCTCATAAGGAAATCTACCCCTATGTCATCCAGGAACTTAGGCCAACTTTAAATGAACTGGGAGTCTCCACTCCAGGGGAATTGGGCCTTGACAAAGTGTAA